The Trichocoleus sp. FACHB-46 genome has a segment encoding these proteins:
- a CDS encoding acetyltransferase, which yields MFLKQQNDDALIEVISVEDLANPMHDKVQGRIQDGQEEQDPKSFAKTELIFPSGESLPRCWLDSHYRENTSPAAMAS from the coding sequence ATGTTTCTTAAGCAACAAAATGATGACGCTTTGATTGAAGTGATTTCCGTTGAAGACTTGGCTAATCCTATGCACGATAAGGTGCAGGGTCGTATTCAAGATGGTCAAGAGGAGCAAGATCCAAAATCCTTTGCTAAAACAGAGCTGATTTTTCCTTCAGGTGAATCTTTGCCGCGCTGCTGGTTAGATAGTCATTATCGGGAGAACACTTCTCCTGCGGCAATGGCTTCATAA
- a CDS encoding iron-containing redox enzyme family protein, with protein MQSSTMMLQNPKAGVSVVSEAQVAPNYLESEQQFVRLLELEDLDQRVQAEPGLVQDFERVLAIALDAAYVNEQPEAEAAHRFAQRVLYRINRLKFFWYDDLRHYINERAFYLQQIRNRIESVWQVWEGQQLDVSALRQLDLAAVKQALIERSDADLDPPLNASSRYLREEATLAGYRRLLAIASFDGLVEASRLVRILGGASNEVHCTLVRVLLEEYGNGRLNRKHSTFFANMMAELGLSTEPEAYFDLVPWEVLASINHNFLLTECKQHYLRYNGGLAYFEIAGPWIYRNYMTAAQRLNLSDTASGYWELHIREDERHGRWMIDDVALPLADRYPNEAWQIVLGYDQEKLIGDRAGDAMVRSVREADTAATLD; from the coding sequence ATGCAGAGCAGTACGATGATGCTCCAGAACCCGAAGGCTGGAGTCAGCGTTGTATCCGAAGCTCAAGTAGCTCCCAACTACTTGGAATCGGAGCAACAATTTGTTCGGTTACTGGAACTAGAAGATCTGGACCAGAGAGTGCAGGCGGAGCCAGGATTGGTTCAGGATTTTGAGCGAGTTTTGGCGATCGCTTTAGATGCAGCTTATGTAAATGAGCAGCCTGAAGCAGAAGCGGCTCATCGGTTTGCACAGCGGGTGCTGTATCGGATTAATCGCCTCAAGTTTTTCTGGTATGACGATCTGCGTCATTACATCAATGAGCGAGCGTTCTATCTACAACAAATCCGTAACCGCATTGAGTCGGTTTGGCAGGTCTGGGAAGGCCAGCAATTGGATGTGTCAGCGTTGCGGCAGTTGGATCTGGCGGCGGTGAAGCAAGCGCTGATTGAGCGCTCTGATGCTGATCTCGATCCGCCGTTGAATGCGAGTAGCCGTTATCTCCGGGAAGAAGCGACTTTGGCGGGGTATCGTCGTTTGTTGGCGATCGCGTCGTTTGATGGTTTGGTGGAAGCGAGCCGACTAGTACGGATTTTGGGCGGTGCCAGCAATGAAGTGCATTGCACGTTGGTGCGGGTGTTGTTGGAAGAGTACGGCAACGGACGACTGAACCGCAAGCACTCAACTTTCTTTGCCAACATGATGGCTGAGTTGGGCTTGAGCACAGAGCCAGAAGCATATTTTGACTTAGTGCCTTGGGAAGTGTTGGCGAGCATTAACCATAACTTCTTGCTAACTGAGTGCAAGCAGCACTACCTCCGTTACAACGGTGGCTTAGCTTATTTTGAAATTGCTGGCCCTTGGATTTATCGTAATTACATGACGGCGGCACAACGCTTGAACCTATCGGATACGGCCTCTGGCTACTGGGAACTACATATCCGCGAGGACGAGCGTCATGGTCGTTGGATGATTGATGATGTGGCGTTGCCTCTGGCCGATCGCTATCCCAATGAGGCTTGGCAGATTGTATTGGGATATGACCAAGAGAAGCTGATTGGCGATCGCGCGGGAGATGCAATGGTGCGATCGGTAAGAGAAGCAGATACGGCAGCGACGTTAGATTGA
- a CDS encoding methyltransferase, with product MLLSSRPLKDIFFCPEESNFYSNCIENLVLKHCVGSESIIEFGSGDGSPVIQALLRTEFEGTVHGFEINPLASDVANEKISEQGLSERYQVHCKSFFDSLKFQADYLISNPPYLPAVDNKLYQPLLHGGVDGITITKKLLSCNHKNVLVMAASYSDPQGLVDYASEQNYFVSDFIISPLSFGYYSSDPKVQSRIAEMRREKRAFYSDNLYLLAGVLFTKQETTDKEDVSPELMRLMTAL from the coding sequence ATGCTTCTCTCATCTAGACCGCTAAAAGATATATTCTTCTGTCCTGAAGAGTCAAACTTTTATTCAAACTGTATAGAAAATCTAGTTCTCAAGCATTGCGTTGGTTCAGAATCTATTATTGAATTTGGCTCAGGCGACGGTAGTCCCGTAATCCAAGCTTTACTCAGAACTGAATTTGAAGGCACTGTTCACGGCTTTGAAATCAACCCTTTAGCTTCTGACGTTGCCAACGAAAAGATTAGCGAACAAGGATTAAGCGAGCGCTACCAAGTGCACTGCAAATCCTTCTTCGATTCCCTTAAGTTTCAGGCGGATTACTTAATCTCAAATCCCCCTTACTTACCCGCTGTAGACAACAAACTTTATCAGCCTTTACTACATGGCGGCGTTGATGGAATCACTATCACCAAGAAGCTACTCTCTTGCAATCATAAAAATGTCTTAGTCATGGCCGCTAGCTATTCCGATCCTCAAGGATTGGTAGACTACGCCAGTGAGCAAAACTACTTCGTTTCCGACTTCATCATTTCACCCTTATCCTTCGGTTACTACAGCTCTGACCCCAAAGTGCAAAGTAGAATCGCTGAAATGCGTCGAGAGAAGCGCGCCTTCTACTCCGATAACCTATATCTCCTAGCTGGAGTGCTATTCACCAAGCAAGAAACCACCGATAAGGAAGATGTCTCCCCGGAACTCATGCGGTTGATGACAGCGCTGTAA
- the nrtS gene encoding nitrate/nitrite transporter NrtS: MKGIKGYLASLFDKEFIPTGLKTALFVGSLLFVINHGSATLQGNMTRDRWISGALTYLMPYLVNVYGQHTSRCRGQQSRPLIEVSTQEI; the protein is encoded by the coding sequence ATGAAGGGAATCAAAGGCTATCTGGCTAGCTTGTTCGACAAAGAGTTTATTCCCACTGGCCTGAAAACAGCTTTATTCGTTGGCTCTCTCTTGTTTGTGATCAATCACGGTTCTGCGACGCTCCAAGGCAACATGACCCGCGATCGCTGGATTTCTGGAGCCTTGACTTATCTCATGCCTTATCTCGTCAATGTCTACGGGCAACATACCAGCCGCTGTCGAGGGCAGCAAAGTAGGCCCTTGATTGAAGTCAGTACACAGGAGATTTAA
- a CDS encoding methyltransferase domain-containing protein, with translation MTTHQWNAGLYDRKHSFVAEYGAALLDLLDPQPGDQILDLGCGTGPLTQQISDRGAEVLGIDSAASMIAQAQQNYPNLRFEVADATNLPFIEEFDAIFSNAVLHWVKPPEAAIASMWQALKPGGRLVVEFGGKGNVQAIASALEQGLKESGHPNPEALNPWYFPSIGEYTALLEKQGFEVCFAALFDRPTPLTDADGIQNWIKMFAQSFLQAVPTEQQATFLARIAERIRPQLYQNGIWVADYRRIRAIALKP, from the coding sequence ATGACAACTCATCAGTGGAACGCTGGCCTATACGATCGCAAACATAGTTTTGTCGCTGAGTATGGTGCGGCATTGCTGGATCTACTCGATCCGCAACCAGGTGACCAGATTCTTGATTTAGGCTGCGGTACAGGCCCACTCACTCAGCAAATCAGCGATCGCGGTGCTGAAGTTCTTGGCATTGATAGCGCCGCCAGCATGATTGCCCAAGCCCAGCAAAACTATCCCAACTTACGCTTTGAAGTCGCTGATGCCACCAACCTACCTTTTATAGAAGAGTTTGATGCCATCTTCTCTAATGCAGTGCTGCACTGGGTCAAGCCACCCGAAGCTGCGATCGCTAGTATGTGGCAAGCACTGAAACCGGGAGGCCGCTTGGTGGTCGAGTTTGGCGGCAAAGGCAATGTGCAAGCGATCGCTTCTGCCTTAGAGCAAGGCTTGAAAGAGAGCGGCCATCCCAACCCCGAAGCCCTTAACCCTTGGTACTTCCCTAGCATTGGCGAATATACAGCCCTATTGGAAAAGCAAGGCTTTGAAGTCTGTTTTGCGGCGTTGTTCGATCGCCCTACGCCCCTCACCGACGCAGACGGCATCCAAAATTGGATCAAGATGTTCGCCCAGTCTTTTCTGCAAGCCGTTCCCACTGAACAACAAGCAACTTTTCTTGCCCGAATTGCTGAGCGCATCCGTCCTCAACTCTACCAAAACGGCATTTGGGTAGCCGATTACCGCCGGATTCGCGCGATCGCCCTCAAGCCTTAA
- a CDS encoding ABC transporter ATP-binding protein gives MPSDALFSVENLRVAYPASSRGQKADGGIDWAVDDVSFTLRPGDRMGLVGESGCGKSTLGRAAMRLLPPNSQVEGRVTFRGQSVFDLSPGELRRFRGEAVALIFQDPMTRLDPLMTIGEHCLETLQAHRPQLSRRDAKERAIATLEAVKIPASRWSQYPHEFSGGMRQRVAIALALLLDPKLIVADEPTTSLDVTVSAQILQELTRLCAEREMALLLISHDLAMVGEYCDRIAVMYDGKMVETGPTATVLEKPQHPYTKALLESALHIQAVPADAPIPLPDLSSSDSASDEAQRSGAIPDPWANPEALLRVEDLKQHYTLEQNFIARFFNKEDQMIKAVDGINLELYPGETLGLVGESGCGKSTLSRTILQLIRPTSGKVEFLGQDLTRLSKEAMRQQRRQMQMVFQDPRACLNPLMTVGQSIGDPLVIHQLANSAEVKQQVLYMLKRVGLTPAEEFYQRYPADLSGGQQQRVAIARALITRPKLLICDEPVSMLDATVQTQVLELMRELKQEFELTYLFITHDLWVARFFCDRIAVMNGGKIVEIGSTKEIFNNPKHPYTQTLLRAAPLLARH, from the coding sequence ATGCCCTCTGATGCTTTGTTCTCTGTAGAAAACCTCCGAGTTGCTTACCCTGCTTCAAGTCGGGGACAGAAGGCTGATGGGGGAATCGATTGGGCGGTGGATGATGTGTCGTTTACGCTGCGACCGGGCGATCGCATGGGATTGGTAGGGGAATCGGGTTGTGGCAAGTCTACGTTGGGGCGGGCGGCGATGCGGTTGTTGCCTCCTAACAGTCAGGTGGAGGGACGGGTGACGTTTCGGGGGCAGTCAGTGTTTGATTTGTCTCCAGGAGAGTTGCGGCGGTTTCGGGGTGAGGCGGTGGCGCTGATTTTCCAAGATCCGATGACTCGGCTTGATCCGTTGATGACGATTGGAGAGCATTGTCTGGAGACGCTGCAAGCTCATCGGCCGCAGTTGTCGCGGCGAGACGCAAAGGAGCGGGCGATCGCAACATTGGAGGCGGTGAAGATTCCGGCGAGTCGTTGGTCGCAGTACCCGCATGAGTTTAGTGGGGGGATGCGGCAGCGGGTGGCGATCGCGTTGGCGCTGTTGCTTGATCCAAAGCTGATTGTGGCGGACGAGCCGACGACGAGTTTGGATGTGACGGTTTCGGCGCAGATTTTGCAGGAACTGACGCGACTGTGTGCGGAGCGAGAGATGGCACTGCTGCTGATTTCGCACGATTTGGCCATGGTGGGGGAGTATTGCGATCGCATTGCGGTGATGTATGACGGCAAGATGGTAGAAACAGGGCCGACTGCTACGGTGCTGGAAAAACCTCAGCATCCTTATACCAAAGCTTTATTAGAGTCGGCGCTGCATATTCAGGCGGTTCCGGCGGATGCACCGATTCCATTACCAGATCTTTCGAGTTCTGATTCCGCGAGCGATGAAGCCCAAAGATCAGGGGCGATCCCCGATCCTTGGGCTAACCCAGAAGCGTTGCTGCGGGTGGAAGATTTGAAGCAGCACTACACACTGGAGCAAAATTTCATTGCGCGATTCTTCAATAAAGAAGATCAAATGATCAAGGCGGTGGATGGGATCAATCTGGAGCTGTACCCAGGTGAGACGCTGGGCTTGGTAGGGGAGTCGGGTTGTGGCAAAAGTACGCTGTCGCGCACAATTTTGCAGTTGATTCGGCCTACGAGCGGCAAGGTGGAGTTTCTGGGGCAAGACCTGACTCGCCTCTCTAAGGAGGCCATGCGACAGCAACGGCGACAAATGCAAATGGTGTTTCAAGACCCGCGTGCCTGCCTTAACCCCCTGATGACGGTGGGCCAGAGCATTGGTGACCCGTTGGTGATTCACCAGTTGGCAAACTCGGCTGAGGTGAAGCAGCAGGTTTTGTACATGCTGAAGCGGGTGGGACTCACGCCTGCTGAGGAATTTTACCAGCGCTACCCAGCAGATCTCTCTGGAGGCCAACAACAACGGGTAGCGATCGCCCGTGCCCTAATTACGCGCCCGAAGCTACTGATCTGCGATGAGCCTGTGAGTATGCTGGATGCGACGGTGCAAACGCAAGTATTAGAGCTGATGCGGGAGCTAAAGCAGGAGTTTGAACTCACCTATCTCTTCATCACTCACGATCTCTGGGTGGCGCGTTTCTTCTGCGATCGCATTGCCGTAATGAATGGCGGCAAGATTGTAGAAATCGGCTCAACCAAGGAGATTTTTAACAATCCGAAGCACCCCTACACTCAAACGCTACTGAGGGCGGCTCCGCTACTAGCTCGACACTAA
- a CDS encoding zf-TFIIB domain-containing protein, whose product MQCPKDRRVELVDSTLAPALAAKCCPDCQGTWIPATEYESWQAHQPQPTVDALPKVLDVEFVQSPFDTKAALCPECGRYLSRAKVGVRIPFYVERCLDCGGIWCDHGEWDVLEKMGLHTVIQQLFSSEWQTRIREKEYAIAEQQATIDKLGPELAARVFELAEYLQAHPNGDFGVAYLMRRFDKPEPLKNISMSQGP is encoded by the coding sequence GTGCAATGTCCCAAAGATCGACGAGTAGAGCTGGTAGATAGTACGCTGGCTCCTGCGTTGGCAGCGAAGTGCTGCCCTGATTGTCAAGGTACTTGGATTCCAGCGACGGAGTACGAATCTTGGCAAGCTCATCAACCTCAGCCAACGGTTGATGCACTGCCGAAGGTGCTGGATGTGGAGTTTGTCCAGTCTCCGTTTGATACGAAGGCTGCGTTGTGCCCGGAGTGTGGTCGCTACCTATCGCGGGCGAAGGTAGGGGTGAGAATTCCTTTTTATGTGGAGCGCTGTTTAGATTGTGGCGGGATCTGGTGCGACCACGGGGAATGGGATGTTTTAGAGAAGATGGGGCTGCATACGGTAATTCAGCAGCTTTTTTCTAGTGAGTGGCAAACTCGCATTCGAGAGAAGGAGTACGCGATCGCGGAGCAACAGGCAACAATTGATAAGTTGGGGCCAGAGTTGGCGGCGCGGGTGTTTGAGTTGGCGGAATATTTGCAGGCGCACCCGAATGGGGATTTTGGGGTGGCCTATTTAATGCGGCGGTTTGATAAGCCGGAGCCGTTAAAGAATATTTCTATGAGTCAGGGGCCTTAG
- the patD gene encoding heterocyst frequency control protein PatD, giving the protein MLPEAHRQIYQEFLRSLEQFQVKATQAKPDPAALIVAFQEIQQFFQRQVLTLSWENYPDTTVEQRVQSYQIEMNKQLKLMGTDVMFLQAARQSSTAQQRQVQISDRLNLLIGYCNVLLQVGEE; this is encoded by the coding sequence ATGTTGCCAGAGGCTCATCGCCAAATCTATCAAGAATTTCTGCGATCGCTAGAGCAGTTTCAAGTTAAAGCGACTCAAGCGAAGCCTGATCCCGCTGCCTTAATCGTGGCATTTCAAGAGATCCAGCAGTTTTTTCAGCGTCAAGTTCTAACGCTCAGTTGGGAAAATTATCCTGATACAACGGTGGAACAGCGCGTACAGTCTTATCAAATTGAAATGAATAAACAACTCAAGTTGATGGGAACCGACGTCATGTTCTTGCAAGCAGCTCGCCAATCGAGTACCGCTCAGCAGCGGCAGGTGCAAATTAGCGATCGCCTGAATTTGCTGATTGGGTACTGCAATGTGCTGTTGCAGGTGGGTGAGGAGTGA
- a CDS encoding bifunctional (p)ppGpp synthetase/guanosine-3',5'-bis(diphosphate) 3'-pyrophosphohydrolase, translating into MNVTATVPTTPFVVPDWLQECLLTQQKGSEANATGHFEETDLICRAFEFAYQLHEGQYRASGEPYIAHPVAVSGLLRDLGGSSAMIAAGFLHDVVEDTEVTAEEIEERFGPEVRRLVEGVTKLSKFNFSSKRERQAENFRRMFLAMAQDIRVIVVKLADRLHNMRTLEHLPDAKRRSIAQETREIFAPLANRLGIGRFKWELEDLSFKYLEPEAYREMQQLVSEKRTDREERLNKVAEILRDRLQQIGVQHSEISGRPKHLYGIYQKMQRQQKEFHEIYDVAAVRVIMQNNDECYRALAVVHDSFRPIPGRFKDYIGLPKSNRYQSLHTSVIGLNGRPLEVQIRTVEMHHVAEYGIAAHWKYKETGGSSTLLTASDEKFTWLRQLLEWQSDLKDAQEYLESVKDNLFDGDVYAFTPKGDVVPLCPGATSVDFAYRIHTEVGNHCAGAKVNGRIVTLDTPLQNGDIVEILTQKNSHPSLDWLNFVVTSGARNRIRQWYKRSHRDENLLRGRELLEKELGKSGFDALLKSQPMQVTAERCNYHSVEDLLAALGYGEVTLSLVVNRLRETVKAQQPVVPVPEVLPLHTSTRPVPVAPTSKSPIAGVEGLLYHLAGCCNPVPGERIIGVVTRGSHGISIHRQGCHNSDQIPGDRLVPVSWNPIDEERARPQNYPVDIQIDVIDRVGVLKDILSRLTDNNINVRNAQVKTFPDQTATINLGIDIRDHAQLERTFSQVKKLSDVLNIRRLNQIED; encoded by the coding sequence ATGAACGTAACGGCAACAGTTCCCACTACCCCCTTTGTCGTTCCTGACTGGCTTCAGGAATGCTTACTCACCCAGCAAAAAGGTTCTGAGGCCAATGCGACTGGTCATTTTGAGGAAACAGACCTCATTTGTCGGGCATTCGAGTTTGCCTATCAGCTGCATGAAGGGCAATACCGCGCCTCCGGGGAACCCTACATCGCTCATCCTGTTGCCGTTTCGGGGTTATTGCGAGACTTGGGGGGCAGCAGCGCCATGATTGCTGCGGGCTTCTTGCATGATGTCGTAGAAGATACCGAAGTGACAGCCGAAGAGATTGAGGAACGCTTTGGCCCAGAGGTGAGACGGTTGGTGGAGGGGGTCACCAAGCTGTCGAAGTTTAATTTCTCTAGCAAGCGAGAACGTCAAGCCGAGAACTTCCGTCGTATGTTTTTGGCAATGGCTCAAGATATTCGGGTGATTGTGGTGAAGCTAGCCGATCGGCTGCACAACATGCGCACCCTAGAGCATCTGCCAGATGCCAAGCGCCGTAGCATTGCCCAGGAAACCAGAGAAATCTTTGCGCCACTCGCCAACCGCTTGGGGATCGGTCGGTTTAAGTGGGAATTGGAAGACTTATCGTTTAAGTATCTAGAGCCAGAAGCTTATCGTGAAATGCAGCAGTTGGTGTCTGAAAAGCGCACCGATCGCGAAGAGCGGCTCAACAAAGTAGCAGAAATCCTGCGCGATCGCCTTCAGCAAATTGGAGTGCAGCATTCAGAGATTAGTGGTCGTCCTAAGCATCTCTATGGCATCTATCAAAAGATGCAGCGGCAGCAAAAAGAATTCCACGAGATTTACGATGTGGCTGCGGTGCGGGTGATTATGCAAAACAACGATGAGTGCTATCGCGCTTTAGCCGTGGTTCACGACTCGTTCCGCCCGATCCCCGGTCGCTTCAAAGACTACATCGGCTTGCCCAAGTCCAACCGCTATCAATCTCTGCATACCAGCGTCATCGGACTGAACGGACGCCCACTAGAAGTCCAGATTCGGACTGTAGAAATGCACCATGTGGCGGAATACGGGATCGCCGCTCACTGGAAATATAAGGAAACAGGGGGCAGTAGTACGCTGCTGACAGCCTCTGATGAAAAGTTCACCTGGCTGCGGCAGTTACTAGAGTGGCAAAGTGACCTCAAGGATGCTCAGGAATATTTAGAGAGCGTCAAAGATAACTTATTTGATGGCGATGTCTACGCCTTTACTCCCAAAGGCGATGTGGTGCCTCTCTGTCCTGGTGCGACCTCGGTTGACTTTGCTTACCGCATTCATACCGAAGTAGGCAATCACTGTGCAGGCGCTAAGGTGAATGGCCGCATCGTCACGCTAGATACGCCATTGCAGAACGGTGATATTGTCGAAATTCTGACCCAGAAGAACTCACACCCCAGCCTCGACTGGCTGAACTTCGTCGTTACCAGTGGAGCCCGCAACCGCATCCGCCAGTGGTACAAGCGATCGCACCGAGATGAGAATCTATTGCGGGGTCGAGAACTGTTAGAAAAAGAATTGGGCAAGAGCGGCTTTGATGCTCTGCTTAAGTCTCAACCCATGCAAGTGACGGCAGAGCGCTGCAACTATCACAGTGTGGAAGATTTGCTAGCAGCTTTGGGGTATGGAGAAGTCACCCTCAGCTTGGTCGTTAACCGTTTACGAGAAACAGTCAAGGCGCAACAACCTGTAGTACCTGTGCCAGAAGTGTTGCCACTGCATACCAGCACTCGGCCTGTCCCTGTCGCCCCCACTAGCAAGTCGCCGATCGCCGGAGTCGAAGGGTTGCTGTATCACTTGGCGGGTTGTTGTAACCCCGTCCCTGGTGAGCGCATTATTGGGGTGGTGACGCGCGGGAGTCATGGCATTTCGATTCATCGTCAAGGTTGCCACAACAGCGACCAAATTCCCGGCGATCGCCTCGTTCCTGTGAGTTGGAACCCGATTGACGAGGAGCGAGCTAGACCTCAGAACTATCCGGTGGATATTCAAATTGATGTGATCGATCGCGTCGGGGTGCTGAAGGATATTCTGTCTCGTCTGACCGACAACAACATCAACGTCCGCAATGCTCAAGTGAAGACCTTCCCCGACCAAACAGCGACGATCAACCTCGGCATTGATATTCGCGACCATGCTCAGCTAGAGCGTACCTTTAGCCAAGTTAAGAAACTGAGTGATGTGCTGAATATTCGTCGCCTGAACCAAATCGAAGATTAA
- a CDS encoding YdiU family protein, producing the protein MTPAARTNPFLALNYEPAFESLGEDYSDVVAAAAFPAQTLRWRNDDLLPKIGLDPQAVTDEDFIEAFGRFEGRQPLLAMRYHGYQFGEYNAFLGDGRGFLYGQVRGTDGELYDFGTKGSGTTPYSRGGDGRLTLKGGVREVLAAEALNYLGVRTSRCLSMIETGENLWRGDEPSPTRSSVMVRFNRSHIRFGTFERLHYLKRKDLIQKLLDHVIEYYYPHLQGKSDRYALFYAELVQRVAELAAQWMSVGFCHAVLNTDNMSITGESFDYGPYAFMDRYDLRFTAAYFDYSGRYCYGNQPGICQLNLEMLQTPLSAVMAIADMEAGLAKFGDYYYAVYRQRMLNKLGFAELPEAETDELIKRTLQLLEVCEVGYHAFFRELKQQFNASWREDGGILNNADFATTDEQKTCLDRWRQHYHTLLISQPIEEMEHIAQRLNRHNPTTPLIRPEIEAIWAPITEEDNWQPFYDLLAKIRSGN; encoded by the coding sequence ATGACCCCCGCTGCTCGTACCAATCCCTTCCTGGCTCTCAACTACGAACCTGCGTTTGAATCGCTGGGGGAAGACTACTCTGATGTGGTTGCTGCCGCTGCGTTTCCTGCCCAAACTTTGCGGTGGCGCAACGATGACCTCCTGCCCAAAATCGGCCTCGACCCGCAAGCGGTGACAGACGAAGACTTCATTGAGGCGTTTGGGAGATTTGAGGGCCGCCAACCGCTGCTGGCAATGCGTTACCACGGCTATCAGTTTGGCGAATATAATGCCTTTTTGGGGGATGGTCGCGGTTTCCTTTACGGTCAAGTGCGCGGTACTGATGGTGAACTCTACGACTTTGGCACCAAAGGCTCTGGCACTACTCCCTACTCTCGCGGTGGCGACGGCAGATTGACGCTAAAAGGTGGCGTGCGGGAAGTCCTAGCAGCAGAAGCACTCAACTATTTAGGCGTACGGACTTCTCGTTGCTTAAGCATGATTGAAACTGGAGAAAACTTGTGGCGCGGCGACGAACCCTCTCCGACTCGCTCCTCGGTAATGGTGCGCTTTAACCGATCGCATATCCGCTTTGGCACCTTTGAGCGATTGCATTACTTGAAACGCAAAGATCTGATTCAAAAGCTGCTAGACCATGTGATCGAATACTACTATCCTCACTTGCAAGGAAAGAGCGATCGCTATGCCTTGTTCTATGCCGAGCTAGTGCAAAGAGTGGCGGAACTAGCAGCCCAGTGGATGTCGGTGGGATTCTGTCATGCGGTGCTAAACACAGACAATATGTCAATCACCGGAGAGAGCTTCGATTACGGTCCTTATGCCTTTATGGATCGCTACGATCTGCGGTTTACGGCAGCATATTTCGACTATTCTGGGCGCTATTGCTACGGCAACCAACCGGGAATCTGTCAGCTCAATCTAGAGATGCTACAAACACCTTTATCTGCGGTGATGGCGATCGCGGATATGGAAGCGGGCTTAGCGAAGTTTGGTGACTATTACTATGCTGTCTATCGCCAACGCATGCTCAATAAACTCGGCTTCGCTGAGCTACCAGAAGCCGAGACCGATGAACTGATTAAACGGACGCTGCAATTGCTGGAAGTGTGTGAAGTGGGATACCACGCTTTCTTCCGTGAGCTAAAACAACAGTTCAACGCCAGTTGGCGAGAAGATGGCGGCATTCTCAACAACGCTGACTTCGCCACCACAGATGAGCAAAAAACCTGTTTAGACCGTTGGCGGCAACATTATCACACCCTGCTAATCAGCCAGCCTATTGAGGAAATGGAGCACATCGCCCAAAGGCTCAACCGACATAACCCCACCACACCGTTGATCCGCCCCGAAATTGAAGCGATTTGGGCACCAATCACCGAGGAAGACAACTGGCAACCATTCTATGATTTGCTAGCAAAGATTCGTAGTGGAAATTAA
- a CDS encoding mechanosensitive ion channel family protein — MNIANSVSSFLQVDVARAILQRATVFLLFLLLSLLVGRYTPEIVKLVIRRFSPEQVAEIYDHLIEPIKPIFKVAGTFVLISWSLAWIRVYPAFYGFIKPFIDLAVVISLAWLASRLFRQFVRTYGIDLVRKVGREVDELLLVVETLANVLIGFIAVFAFAQSQQFNLIGLMASLGLGGLAIAFAAQKTLEQLLSTVVLYLDRPFEPGDYIRLPSGLFGRVESIGLRSTKIRTAAKSTLFIVPNSTLANLEIENITRGKKIMVLLYLDFLNNLQDREQALVQQVIIESTDSVFGIDPGSTNITFTQQAPPQATQARVTFFILGSSENSLQLRKRLLEVANTKISQQLRNFGIEFVLQEPTIYIESPITI; from the coding sequence ATGAACATTGCTAATTCAGTTTCTAGCTTCCTGCAAGTTGATGTTGCCAGAGCAATATTGCAAAGAGCAACCGTTTTCTTATTATTTTTGCTGCTCTCTTTACTAGTTGGCCGCTACACTCCTGAAATTGTCAAGTTAGTAATTCGACGGTTTTCGCCAGAGCAAGTTGCGGAAATTTACGATCATTTAATTGAACCAATCAAACCAATTTTCAAGGTTGCTGGCACATTCGTTTTAATTTCCTGGTCTCTAGCTTGGATTCGAGTCTATCCTGCGTTTTATGGCTTTATTAAGCCGTTTATTGATCTAGCAGTCGTTATAAGTTTAGCTTGGCTTGCTTCTAGGTTATTTCGGCAATTTGTTCGCACCTATGGCATTGATTTAGTGCGGAAAGTGGGGCGAGAAGTCGATGAGCTGTTGCTGGTGGTAGAAACGTTAGCCAATGTCTTAATTGGATTTATTGCTGTCTTTGCTTTTGCTCAGAGTCAGCAGTTTAACTTAATTGGCTTAATGGCAAGCTTAGGTTTAGGGGGGTTGGCGATCGCTTTTGCTGCCCAAAAAACCCTGGAGCAATTGCTAAGTACTGTGGTGTTGTATCTCGATCGCCCCTTTGAACCCGGTGACTACATTCGTTTACCTAGCGGCTTATTTGGTCGAGTCGAATCCATTGGTTTGCGCTCAACCAAAATTCGTACTGCGGCTAAAAGTACGCTGTTTATTGTGCCAAATTCAACACTGGCTAACCTAGAGATTGAAAATATTACCAGGGGCAAGAAAATCATGGTCTTGCTCTATCTAGACTTCCTAAATAATCTGCAAGATCGAGAGCAAGCTTTAGTACAACAAGTAATTATCGAAAGTACAGATTCAGTGTTTGGGATTGACCCAGGCAGTACCAATATTACTTTTACTCAACAAGCTCCACCTCAAGCGACGCAAGCCAGAGTCACATTTTTTATCTTGGGTTCTAGTGAAAACTCCCTGCAACTCAGGAAGCGATTGCTAGAGGTTGCCAATACTAAGATTTCTCAACAACTGAGAAACTTCGGTATTGAGTTTGTACTACAAGAACCCACAATTTATATTGAATCTCCCATCACCATATAG